The window AGCCTTACATACAGATATAAAATTAAGTAATTTCTATTTATATAGTTAATTAACATATTGATTTTGTAGGTTTCGTCGACGGAACCATTGAAGAACAGAAAAGGGAAAACCGTAGAAGGAAAATAATGTAGCAAAAAGACCATTACTATTGGACAATTATGCAGATTGTGGTGATGaattttggaaattatggggaATGAAGATGGGGGCGGTATTTGTGGAGCATAGACTTTTAAGAGGTATTGACATAAATTGGGAATTTTGGTCTGGTTTACTTGGTATTGGCTTTGGATGGTTGCTCTCTGAGGTAACACACATCCCTTATTTTATATTACAAAAAGTGTTTGataattaattgtttaaaatgaattttttttctaACAAGCAGGATTTGGTTATCTTCTCGTCCCTGCTCAAGGAAATAAGTCTGTCGAATGGTAGGTGGACGATTATTAATCCTGAAGGCATGACTTTGGAACCTGGGAAACAACATTGTTTCAGGCGTATAGCAGCCGAGATGGTTGATGGACCACATTGGAAGGATATTGATCGGGtaagtgtgtgtatatatatatatatatatatatatatatacacacacacacacacgcacacattaAAACATGTATCTATGTAATAACTTATCATTTTTTGAAGGTTTTAAATGCAATCAACATACCGCAACTGCAGTGGTATTTACCTGATTTTGATCTCCTTACATGGAAAGTGAGCATATATGATTCAACTGAATGGTGTAGTTTCAATAAAAATATGCGGGTGACGGTAATTTCAAATCGTTGGGAGATAGTATATTAAGTGAACTAGACCACATATCATATTGGGCCCATTTTCCCAATAGACGGAAACCTACTGAGGTGAAATTCGTTAAAGCTAGACATGTGCTGCAACAGGAAAAAGTAGAAGAAAGAGAAAGAGGAGATTGTTGAGTTTTTGTGTGCATGTTCATGGAAATGCTTGAATCGGGTGTACCAATGGAGACACATTAGTCACCTAGAGATACGAGATTTATTTACCATAATAGGATggcagaaattaattggaatagTAGATTTTGATTGTGCTATTTGGAATAGTAGACTTTGATTGTGTTATTTGGAATAGTAGACTTTGATTGTGTTATTTGGAATAGTACACTTTGATTGTTTTATGATTATTGTTTTAAGAATATTTTCTTATGTTTTGATTTATTTACATATAGCTACACCGgttaaaacaaaacaaacaagaGATACCCAACAATTAGAGCAACTACCAACAGCTTGCACATACTTATGTTCTTTTTGGAATCACACATCCCCTTCTCCATGCTTGCTACTAGACTCTTCTCCTTACTCAGGAGAAACTCCAACTTAACATTCTTAGTCCTCAAGTTTTTTATGACACCAAGATCCTCTTTGGAATCCAACTGTTGCTTCATGGAATAAATGAGGTTTTTGTAGTAACCATCTTCCAGTGCAACATCTTTCCATTCAAAGTAATCACATTTCTTGAGTCTTGTCTGTATCAAATCCACATGAAtaaaacatcaaaacacaatgaCTAATCACCCAAGATGTATTTTAAACAATCACGATCGTACATGTATTTTTAGAAACGAAGCTTACCGATCTGTTGTTGCAGTTCCAAAAACGTCTGTCAGGGTTAGTGAGCTTCCAACATGTTCGTTCCTTAGCTGGAACATCGCAATCACAGTTGTTAACATCGTCTTTAACAAACACACGAGCAACTTGGAGGCGGTTTATTGCATTGGACGAACTCATAGACATTGTGTTGAAGAATCGAAGGGGTAAGAAAGAAATGAATGAGGTCCAAATCGGGGGTTTTGACACATCACTTAACCACGTAAGAACTGTTTTCTACAGATCATTGCACACCTTTGTGGATCAGTGCACACCTCTGCGGATCTGTGCACGCCTCTAAGGACCAGTGTACACATTTGCGAATCAGTGTACACCTCTGCATAACTGTTAGGGAATAAAAAAATGGCTGACAAATAGCTCTGCGTATTACCAAACAACTTTGCGGAATAAGTAATATAAAATCACTTTACCATGAGTATCCTTTCATCGATTCTATACCATTTCTtcttcatttcattttttttgaaaaattaaccCTCATATTTTCCGTCATAATGGCTTCCATACCATAGAGCGCTGAGGATAACCTCCATCTAACTCGTGCATATATTAATAACCACGAGACCTCCAGGGTGAATGATCCAAGTTATTGGATCCGTTTAACTTATGCCCTCAACGTTGACCTTCAAACTGCCCCAGAAAACTATCACAACACCGTTGACATCACAACAAAATCGTATGAATTAAAAACAGAAGTCTTGGTTTTCAACAatctttataccaaaattg of the Lactuca sativa cultivar Salinas chromosome 6, Lsat_Salinas_v11, whole genome shotgun sequence genome contains:
- the LOC111905433 gene encoding uncharacterized protein LOC111905433 is translated as MSMSSSNAINRLQVARVFVKDDVNNCDCDVPAKERTCWKLTNPDRRFWNCNNRSTRLKKCDYFEWKDVALEDGYYKNLIYSMKQQLDSKEDLGVIKNLRTKNVKLEFLLSKEKSLVASMEKGMCDSKKNISMCKLLVVALIVGYLLFVLF